From Euwallacea similis isolate ESF13 chromosome 11, ESF131.1, whole genome shotgun sequence, the proteins below share one genomic window:
- the alpha-Spec gene encoding spectrin alpha chain isoform X1, which yields MDQIPPPKEVKILETAEDIQERRQQVLTRYDNFKADARAKREKLEDSRRFQYFKRDAEELESWILEKLQAASDESYKDPTNLQAKIQKHQAFEAEVAAHSNAIVVLDNTGREMINQNHYESETIRRRLEELHTLWEKLLSKLAEKGLKLQQALVLVQFIRHCDEVMFWINEKSAFLSTEEFGHDLEHVEVLQRKFDEFQKDMASQEYRVTEVNELADKLLQDGHPERDQITTRKDELNNAWQRLKQMTLMRQDKLYGAHEIQRFNRDADETVAWISEKDVVLSSDDYGRDLASVQALQRKHEGVERDLAALEDKVLTLGKEAERLCAIHGDHADQIQAKRAEIENYWQSLTAKAKERRERLEESYSLHRFLADFRDLVSWINDMKAIISADELAKDVAGAEALLERHHEHRGEIDAREDSFAATIAAGLSLLEKGHYASDEVKEKLSTLESDKRSLLALWDERRILYDQCMDLQYFYRDTEQADTWMAKQEAFLANEDLGDSLDSVEALIKKHEDFEKSLAAQEEKIKALDEFATKLIHGEHYAADDVAQRRAMLLERRKALKEKSSRRRELLEDAYKLQQFERDCDETKGWINEKLKFALDESYLDPTNLGGKVQKHQNFEQELTANKSRMEEITSTGQELVEADHYAAPRIQARMEEIVQLWETLVQATDKKNSKLQEASQQQQFNRTIEDIELWLSEIEGQLMSEDYGKDLTSVQNLQKKHALLEADVASHQDRIEAITSAATQFVERGHFDADNIAHKQKVLTDRYAALQEPMAIRKQRLLDSLQVQQLFRDMEDEESWIREKEPIAASTNRGRDLIGVQNLIKKHQAVLAEINNHDARIVAVIEAGRQMTEDEHFASDEIKNRVQALSDHWEHLKEKAQQRKQDLEDSLQAHQYYADANEAESWMKEKEPIVANTDYGKDEDSSEALLKKHEALMSDLIAFGNTIEALKEQARNCRQQEPPVVDVTGRETVQALYDYTEKSAREVSMKKGDLLHLLNSNNKDWWKVEIHDRQGFVPAAYVKKVEAGLTASQQNLIENSSISARQHQINTQYERLLSLARERQDKLSETVKAYVLVREASELANWIKDKEMHAQVQDVGEDLEQVEVLQKKFDDFQTDLKANEVRLAEMNEIAMQLVSLGQTEAALKIRTQMEDLNTKWTSLQQLTSERASQLGSAHEVQRFHRDVDETKDWIQEKDEALNNNDLGKDLRSVQALQRKHEGLERDLAALGDKIKQLDDTANRLKQSHPDQAEQTLQKQREITELWTQLTAKANSRKEKLLDSYDLQRFLNDHRDLLAWINSMLGLVSSEELANDVTGAEALIERHQNYKAEIETRYGYPQEHRTEIDARGGTFHALEQFGQQLLNSNHYASPEIQEKLEQLNQARADLEKAWIDRRLLLDQNLELNLFYRDCEQAENWMSDREAFLASDDVDSSGDNVEALIKKHEDFDKAINAHEEKIGTLQTLADQLIAREHYASQPIDEKRKQVLDRWHDLKDALIEKRSKLGESQTLQQFSRDADEIENWIAEKLQLATEESYKDPANIQSKHQKHQAFEAELAANADRIQSVLANGGNLIDKKQCAGSEEAVRKRLESIANQWEFLTQKTVEKSMKLKEANKQRTYIAAVKDLDFWLGEVESLLTSEDAGRDLASVQNLMKKHQLVEADIKHHEDRIKDMNDQADSLIESGQFDTASIQEKRQSINERYERIKNLAAHRQARLNEANTLHQFFRDIADEESWIKEKKLLVGSDDYGRDLTGVQNLKKKHKRLEAELASHEPAIQAVQEAGEKLMDVSNLGVPEIEQRLKALNQAWAELKQFAATRGQKLDESLTYQQFLTKVEEEEAWISEKQQLLSVEDYGDSMAAVQGLIKKHDAFETDFQAHRGRCNNICDEGAQLSAAGNHHADSINQRCQQLQTKLDHLAALASRRKAKLADNSAYLQFMWKADVVESWIADKDAHVNSDEYGRDLSSVQTLLTKQDTFDAGLTAFEHEGIQNITALKDRLVASNHDQTAVIVQRHADVIARWQSLLSASDVRKQRLLGMQEQFKQIEELFLMFAKRASAFNSWFENAEEDLTDPVRCNSIEEIRALRDAHAQFQASLSSAQADFDALAALDRQIKSFNVGPNPYTWFNMEALEDTWRNLQKIIAERDAELDKEAQRQEENDKLRKEFAKHANAFHQWLTETRTSMMEGTGSLEQQLEATKRKAAEVRARRSDLKKIEELGTILEEHLILDNRYTEHSTVGLAQQWDQLDQLGMRMQHNLEQQIQARNQSGVSEDALKEFSMMFKHFDKEKSGKLNHQEFKSCLRALGYDLPMVEEGQPDPEFDAILNVVDPNRDGYVSLQEYMAFMISKETENVQSSEEIEKAFRAITAGDRPYVTKEELYANLTKEMADYCVARMKPYVEPKTERPIAGALDYIDFTHTLFQN from the exons ATGGATCAGATTCCACCTCCCAAAGAGGTGAAAATCCTCGAAACAGCTGAGGATATTCAAGAGAGACGTCAGCAGGTTCTGACCCGTTATGATAACTTTAAAGCTGACGCCAGGGCTAAGAGGGAGAAGTTAGAAGACTCCAG AcgatttcaatatttcaaacgTGACGCTGAGGAATTAGAATCCTGGATTTTGGAAAAGCTTCAGGCTGCTTCTGATGAAAGCTACAAAGATCCCACtaatttgcaagcaaaaatTCAGAAACATCAAGCTTTTGAG GCTGAAGTGGCAGCTCACAGCAATGCAATTGTTGTGTTAGACAACACCGGACGAGAAATGATTAATCAAAATCATTATGAATCGGAGACTATTCGCAGACGTCTTGAAGAACTTCATACCTTATGGGAGAAGTTGCTCTCCAAATTGGCTGAGAAGGGTTTGAAATTGCAGCAGGCTCTTGTTTTGGTACAGTTTATCAG acATTGCGATGAAGTTATGTTTTGGATCAATGAAAAGAGTGCTTTCTTATCCACTGAAGAATTTGGACATGACTTGGAACATGTGGAAGTGTTGCAGAGGAAATTTGATGAGTTCCAAAAAGATATGGCCTCGCAG gaaTATCGTGTTACTGAAGTGAACGAATTGGCTGACAAGCTCTTGCAGGATGGGCACCCCGAACGAGATCAAATAACCACCAGGAAGGACGAACTGAACAATGCTTGGCAGAGGCTGAAGCAGATGACCCTGATGCGTCAAGACAAGCTGTATGGTGCTCATGAGATTCAAAGATTTAACAGAGATGCTGATGAAACc GTTGCGTGGATATCCGAAAAGGACGTTGTCCTCTCATCAGACGATTATGGTAGGGATTTAGCCAGCGTTCAAGCACTTCAACGAAAGCATGAGGGAGTGGAGAGAGACTTAGCAGCCCTAGAGGACAAAGTGTTGACTTTAGGCAAAGAAGCAGAAAG ACTGTGTGCAATTCATGGCGACCATGCCGACCAAATTCAAGCAAAACGTGCTGAAATCGAGAATTACTGGCAAAGTTTGACAGCTAAAGCCAAAGAGCGCCGCGAACGTCTGGAAGAATCCTATTCTCTACATCGTTTCCTGGCTGATTTCCGCGATTTGGTCTCTTGGATCAACGATATGAAGGCCATAATTTCAGCCGACGAACTGGCCAAAGACGTAGCAGGAGCTGAAGCTTTATTGGAACGTCACCACGAACATCGTGGCGAAATTGACGCCAGAGAAGATAGCTTTGCGGCCACTATTGCCGCAGGACTAAGTCTGTTAGAGAAGGGACATTATGCCAGTGATGAAGTAAAAGAGAAATTGTCCACCTTGGAGTCTGACAAGAGGTCGCTGCTGGCTTTGTGGGACGAAAGGAGGATTTTATATGATCAATGCATGGATTTACAGTATTTCTATAGAGACACTGAACAG GCTGATACATGGATGGCCAAACAAGAAGCTTTTCTAGCCAATGAAGACCTTGGGGACTCTCTGGACTCAGTAGAAGCCTTGATCAAGAAACATGaagatttcgaaaaaagcCTGGCTGCCcaagaggaaaaaataaaagcccTAGATGAATTTGCCACCAAATTAATCCACGGAGAGCACTATGCCGCTGATGACGTTGCTCAACGTCGAGCCATGCTGTTGGAACGCAGGAAAGCATTGAAAGAGAAATCTAGCCGTCGCAGGGAGTTGCTGGAAGACGCCTATAAATTACAGCAATTCGAGAGGGATTGCGATGAAACTAAAGGTTGGATAAACGAGAAGTTAAAATTCGCCCTCGACGAAAGTTACTTGGACCCCACAAATCTCGGAGGAAAAGTTCAGAAACACCAAAACTTCGAGCAAGAATTGACTGCCAATAAGAGTAGAATGGAGGAAATTACTTCCACCGGCCAGGAATTGGTGGAAGCAGATCATTATGCTGCTCCGAGGATTCAGGCTCGTATGGAGGAAATCGTCCAACTTTGGGAGACTCTAGTTCAGGCAACTGACAAGAAAAACTCGAAGCTGCAAGAGGCGAGCCAGCAGCAGCAGTTCAATAGGACTATTGAGGATATTGAGTTGTGGTTGAGCGAAATTGAAGGGCAGCTGATGTCGGAAGATTACGGAAAAGATTTAACAAGTGTACAGAACTTACAAAAGAAGCATGCTCTATTAG aggCTGATGTTGCATCTCATCAAGATCGCATCGAAGCTATCACCTCTGCAGCTACCCAATTTGTTGAAAGGGGTCATTTCGATGCAGACAACATCGCTCACAAACAGAAAGTGCTCACTGACAGATACGCCGCATTGCAAGAACCAATGGCTATTAGGAAACAAAGGCTTTTGGATTCTCTTCAA gtTCAACAATTGTTCCGTGACATGGAAGATGAAGAATCTTGGATTCGCGAGAAAGAACCAATTGCCGCCTCAACAAACAGAGGCCGCGACTTGATCGGCGTTCAGAATTTGATCAAGAAACATCAGGCtgttttggccgaaatcaatAATCACGACGCCAGGATCGTTGCTGTTATAGAGGCGGGTAGACAGATGACCGAGGATGAGCATTTTGCCAgcgatgaaattaaaaacag AGTACAGGCTTTGAGCGACCATTGGGAGCATCTTAAAGAGAAGGCACAACAACGTAAACAAGATTTGGAAGACTCATTGCAAGCCCATCAATATTATGCTGATGCCAATGAAGCCGAATCTTGGATGAAGGAAAAGGAACCTATTGTCGCTAATACTGACTATG GTAAAGATGAGGACTCTTCAGAAGCCTTGTTGAAGAAACACGAGGCTCTAATGAGTGATTTGATTGCTTTTGGAAATACTATTGAAGCTCTAAAGGAGCAAGCTCGAAATTGCAGA CAACAAGAACCTCCTGTAGTTGATGTAACTGGCAGAGAAACTGTACAAGCTTTATACGATTACACTGAAAAGTCAGCCAGGGaagtttcaatgaaaaaaggaGACTTACTACATCTCCTTAACTCCAACAATAAG gaCTGGTGGAAGGTGGAAATTCACGACCGACAAGGCTTTGTTCCTGCAGCTTACGTAAAGAAAGTAGAGGCCGGACTGACAGCATCTCAGCAAAACTTAATCGAAAACAGCTCCATTTCAGCCCGGCAGCATCAAATCAACACTCAATATGAAag ACTTTTGTCATTGGCCCGAGAGCGTCAAGACAAGCTCAGTGAAACGGTCAAAGCTTACGTATTAGTCAGAGAAGCATCCGAATTAGCGAACTGGATTAAAGATAAGGAAATGCATGCGCAAGTGCAAGACGTGGGTGAAGATTTGGAGCAG GTGGAAGTGCTCCAAAAGAAATTCGATGACTTCCAAACCGATTTGAAAGCAAACGAAGTTCGCTTGGCTGAAATGAACGAAATCGCCATGCAGTTGGTTTCATTAGGCCAAACTGAAGCTGCTCTGAAGATAAGGACTCAGATGGAGGATTTGAATACTAAGTGGACCAGTCTCCAACAACTCACCTCGGAAAGAGCCAGTCAATTAGGATCCGCCCATGAAGTTCAAAG ATTCCACCGTGACGTCGACGAAACCAAAGATTGGATCCAAGAGAAGGATGAAGCACTCAACAACAACGATCTGGGAAAAGATTTGCGCAGCGTTCAAGCTCTACAAAGAAAACATGAAGGACTTGAAAGAGATTTAGCTGCCTTAGGAGATAAG ATCAAGCAGCTCGATGACACCGCCAATAGATTGAAGCAATCCCATCCAGATCAGGCGGAACAAACACTTCAAAAACAGCGGGAAATAACCGAATTATGGACCCAATTAACCGCCAAGGCCAATTCCCGCAAAGAGAAATTGCTGGACTCTTACGACCTCCAGCGGTTTCTCAACGACCATCGCGACTTGTTGGCTTGGATCAATTCAATGTTGGGATTGGTTAGTTCCGAGGAACTCGCTAATGACGTAACCGGAGCCGAGGCTCTCATTGAAAGACATCAG AACTACAAGGCGGAGATTGAGACGCGCTATGGATATCCACAG GAACACCGCACTGAAATCGATGCCAGAGGTGGTACCTTCCATGCCTTGGAACAATTTGGTCAGCAATTGCTGAATTCTAACCATTACGCTTCCCCGGAGATCCAAGAGAAACTGGAGCAACTGAATCAAGCACGAGCTGATTTGGAAAAGGCCTGGATCGACCGCAGATTGCTTTTGGACCAAAATTTGGAGTTGAATTTGTTTTACAG agatTGTGAACAAGCTGAAAATTGGATGAGTGACCGGGAAGCTTTCTTAGCCTCAGATGATGTAGATTCCAGTGGTGACAATGTCGAAGCTTTGATTAAGAAGCACGAGGACTTTGATAAAGCCATTAACGCCCATGAAGAGAAGATAGGAACATTGCAAACTTTGGCTGACCAGCTCATTGCTAGAGAGCACTATGCTTCGCAGCCAATCGATGAGAAGCGTAAGCAAGTTTTGGACCGCTGGCACGACTTGAAGGACGCTTTAATTGAAAAGCGTTCCAAACTAGGAGAAAGTCAGACTTTGCAGCAATTCTCCAGAGATGCtgatgaaattgaaaactgGATTGCTGAGAAATTGCAGCTAGCCACAGAGGAGAGCTACAAG GATCCTGCTAATATTCAATCCAAACACCAAAAACATCAAGCTTTTGAAGCCGAACTTGCAGCCAATGCTGATCGTATTCAGAGTGTTCTCGCAAATGGAGGTAATTTGATTGACAAAAAGCAATGCGCAGGATCTGAGGAAGCTGTTAGGAAGAG actTGAATCTATTGCTAACCAGTGGGAATTCCTCACTCAGAAGACTGTGGAGAAATCCATGAAACTGAAAGAGGCCAACAAACAGAGGACCTACATTGCTGCTGTTAAAGATTTGGATTTCTGGCTGGGAGAAGTTGAAAGCTTGTTGACTAGTGAGGATGCCGGAAGAGATCTCGCTTCCGTTCAGAATTTAATGAAGAAGCATCAATTGGTCGAGGCTGATATTAAGCATCATGAGGATAGAATTAAGG ACATGAACGATCAAGCCGACTCTCTAATCGAATCAGGCCAATTCGACACAGCATCCATTCAAGAGAAACGGCAATCAATTAACGAACGTTACGAACGAATTAAGAATTTGGCAGCCCATCGTCAAGCGAGGTTGAATGAAGCCAATACTCTGCATCAATTCTTCAGAGATATCGCAGATGAAGAATCCTGGATTAAGGAGAAAAAACTGTTGGTGGGAAGCGACGATTATGGACGTGATTTAACCG GTGTTCaaaacttgaagaaaaaacaCAAACGTCTCGAAGCGGAATTAGCATCTCACGAACCAGCAATTCAGGCCGTCCAAGAAGCCGGAGAAAAACTGATGGACGTCTCGAATCTTGGCGTTCCGGAAATTGAGCAGAGACTTAAAGCTCTAAACCAAGCTTGGGCAGAATTGAAACAGTTTGCCGCTACCAGAGGACAGAAATTGGACGAAAGCTTGACTTACCAGCAATTCCTCACTAAAGTGGAGGAAGAGGAGGCTTGGATTAGCGAGAAACAGCAGCTGCTGAGTGTTGAAGATTATGGGGACTCCATGGCTGCTGTACAAGGATTGATCAAGAAGCACGATGCTTTTGAAACCGACTTCCAAGCCCATAG AGGAAGATGCAACAACATCTGTGACGAAGGTGCCCAATTGTCCGCAGCAGGCAACCACCACGCAGACAGCATTAACCAACGTTGTCAACAACTGCAAACCAAGTTGGACCATTTAGCAGCTTTGGCTTCAAGAAGGAAGGCCAAATTGGCAGATAATTCTGCTTACTTACAGTTCATGTGGAAGGCTGATGTGGTTGAGAGTTGGATTGCCGAcaag GATGCCCATGTAAACAGTGATGAATACGGTAGAGATTTGTCATCTGTGCAAACGCTGCTTACTAAACAGGATACGTTCGATGCAG GTCTAACTGCTTTTGAGCATGAAGGTATCCAAAACATAACTGCTTTGAAAGACCGGTTAGTGGCTTCCAATCACGATCAAACTGCTGTTATTGTTCAACGTCATGCTGACGTTATTGCCAG aTGGCAAAGCCTGTTATCGGCTTCAGATGTACGCAAGCAACGTCTTCTTGGCATGCAAGAACAATTCAAGCAAATCGAAGAGTTGTTTTTGATGTTTGCCAAACGCGCTTCGGCTTTCAACTCGTGGTTTGAAAATGCCGAAGAAGATCTAACTGATCCAGTGAGATGCAATTCGATCGAAGAAATCCGGGCCTTGAGAGACGCTCATGCTCAATTCCAA GCTTCTTTGTCTAGCGCTCAAGCAGACTTTGACGCCTTGGCAGCATTGGACCGTCAAATTAAATCATTCAATGTCGGTCCTAATCCGTACACTTGGTTCAACATGGAAGCCTTAGAAGATACTTGGAGGAACCTTCAGAAGATCATTGCAGAGAGAGATGCGGAATTGGATAAGGAAGCTCAGAGGCAGGAGGAGAACGATAAGTTAAGGAAAGAATTCGCCAAACACGCGAACGCCTTCCATCAATGGTTGACTGAGACTCG AACCTCAATGATGGAGGGTACTGGATCTTTGGAACAACAGTTAGAAGCGACCAAACGTAAAGCTGCCGAAGTTAGAGCCCGTCGTTCCGACTTGAAGAAAATCGAAGAACTAGGTACAATTTTGGAGGAACACCTTATTCTGGATAATCGATACACTGAACATTCAACTGTGGGATTGGCGCAGCAATGGGACCAACTCGACCAATTGGGAATGAGGATGCAACACAATTTGGAGCAACAGATTCAAGCCCGCAACCAATcag gTGTTAGTGAAGACGCTCTGAAAGAATTCTCGATGATGTTCAAGCACTTCGACAAAGAAAAATCTGGGAAACTCAATCACCAAGAGTTCAAGAGTTGTCTCAGGGCTTTGGGCTACGATTTGCCGATGGTAGAAGAAGGACAACCTGATCCCGAATTTGATGCTATCTTGA ACGTGGTTGATCCGAACAGAGATGGATACGTGTCGTTGCAAGAATACATGGCCTTCATGATCAGCaaagaaactgaaaatgtGCAGAGTTCAGAAGAGATTGAGAAGGCGTTTAGGGCTATTACAGCAGGCGACCGGCCGTATGTCACCAAAGAGGAACTTTACGCT aaTCTTACCAAAGAAATGGCCGATTACTGTGTGGCTCGAATGAAACCGTACGTGGAACCCAAGACGGAAAGACCCATCGCAGGCGCCTTGGATTACATCGATTTCACGCACACGCTTTTCCAGAATTAA